One Drosophila teissieri strain GT53w chromosome X, Prin_Dtei_1.1, whole genome shotgun sequence genomic window, CTATTGCTAAAATGCATTAGTTTTGTGATCAAAACTAGAACACAAGCCCCATATTTGAGTTAAAATGTATCGGTGATATCGCGTGCATTCTATATTTCAGATATACGCACCCCAGTCCGGAAAAGTCGTTCTGGAAGATCCAGGCAATCAGCTCCCCAGTGTCGCTTCGGCAGACGCCCAAGGATTTGTTGAAGCGGATGAGCGCCCGGAGATAGGTGAGTGAGCCCTCACCCTTGTTGGGCCAGGAATCGTGCACCATGTCCGCATCCTCGTCCCGCAGCCGCCGGATGTCGAACTCGGAGAGCAGCTCTGGAACTTCTGCGCCCAAGGCATCCTCGTGCGACAAAACCATCCCGAAGCACTGGCGAGGCTGAATCGAGGTGACTCCGCGTCGGACGGCCAACTCCTTCACCCGATCACAAAATCCCAGGTCCACGTTCGTCAGCAGGGCACCCTGTGTCCACTCGATGAGCTGCGTGTGCTCCAGGCACTCCCACAGCTCCGCAGCGCCATCTGGCTGCCAGCTGAAGAAGGAGACGCTCTGCACGATGTCCCGATGGAGGCTCACATATGTGCCCCACTCCCAGAAGTTTCCCTTTCGATGGGTGTAGAACTGCTTCCTTAGGGATATGTAGTTTGGATCGTCGCGCGGTATCTGAGCCTCGCCTAGCTGGCGGTCCCACTTCCGCTGGTTGTACAGCAGTAGGTAGTGGAAGTTCTTTACCCCGAACTTGGCTTTGTACAGATCGAGCAGTTCGTCCACTTCGCTATCGCTAAGTGGCCGCAAGATATCACCGTCCTTATCGCTACTCATCGCCGGTCTATGATCAATGGTCTATAATGTATGGTCTATGTATATCTGTCTGTCCGCCAATTCGATTTGGATttagtgtgtgtgcgccttCCGCCTGCCTGCTGCCAAATGACTAGAGAGCCGGTCGCAGTAAACACGTCGTTGTTTATTCGCTAGTTCAACTACTTAATTGTAATTCAGCTGATTAGATCTCGTTTGTCCAGGGGCGAAGTGCAGTCAGTGCGGgcagcacagcacagctgGGGCGCCATTAAATGGTTGTGGTTGTTATCTGGAATTAAAAACGAACTGCAACGTATTATCTGCATGAGTTGCGAATGCAAGACATATTTGCATACTTGCTCACATATATCGACTACCGC contains:
- the LOC122623155 gene encoding uncharacterized protein LOC122623155 translates to MSSDKDGDILRPLSDSEVDELLDLYKAKFGVKNFHYLLLYNQRKWDRQLGEAQIPRDDPNYISLRKQFYTHRKGNFWEWGTYVSLHRDIVQSVSFFSWQPDGAAELWECLEHTQLIEWTQGALLTNVDLGFCDRVKELAVRRGVTSIQPRQCFGMVLSHEDALGAEVPELLSEFDIRRLRDEDADMVHDSWPNKGEGSLTYLRALIRFNKSLGVCRSDTGELIAWIFQNDFSGLGMLQVLPKAERRGLGGLLAAAMTRRIARGEEVTLTAWIVATNWRSEALLKRIGYQKGLVNEWIKLVPNSS